In the Methanobacterium sp. genome, AAAATTCGAAAAGGAACTTTCCTACCGCATCAGGCAAGATATATTGGTGAAACCATTCACATCTATTTTTGATGCATCAATCAATCCTACCGGTTACATTAACACATTAAAACATGTGGGCCACTGTGGAGATGGGTATGAATGGGAAGAAGAATTATATGGGAGACATATGATTGTAGTACCAATTGCCATACCTGACTTCCTCATTGAAAGAGAACTTGGTTACATGAAAGGAATTATGGGAGCAAACTTCTGGTACTATTGCAATAACAAAAAATCTGTGCTGGAATGTGGAAGAGCGGCATTGAAAGCTATTGAATCTGTTGAAGGAGTTATTACTCCCTTCGATATTTGTTCTGCAGCTTCCAAACCTGAAACCAACTATCCCTGGATTGGCCCCACAACCAACCACCCCTACTGTCCCACACTTCAGAATTTACTTGGCAAAGAATCCAGAGTTCCCAAAGGTGTTGAGTATATCCCTGAAATCGTAATCAATGGACTTGATATGGAAAGTCTTAAAAAAGCAATGAAGGTAGGGATTGAAGTAATGTTGGAAAATGAAAATGTTCTAGGTATTTCTGCAGGAAATTATGGTGGAAAGTTAGGAGATTATAAAATCCATCTAAAAGAGTTGTTTCCATGACCTTGGATGTTATTGGTTTTGGAGCCTTGAACCTGGACAGATTATTCCAAGTAAACCAGATTGCCTGTAAAGATGAAGAAGGATATATTGAAAACTTAATAGAAAGTTGCGGGGGATCTGCTGCCAATACCATCATAGGCCTGTCCAGATTAGGACTGGAAACAGGATTGATAGGTAAAATTGGTAGTGATAAAGAAGGAGAAACCCTTCTCAACAATCTTAATAAGGAAAATGTGAATACTGAGGGGATAATAAAAAGTGGAAAGGGTAGGAGTGGAACTGTTCACGGCTATGTTGACCGAAAAGGTCAGAGAGCATTATATGTTGATCCAGGGGTCAACGACGAAATCAATACCCGTGAAATAAACTGGGAATATGCCCTAAATACCAAACTATTACATCTCACATCATTCGTAGGAAAATCTATTAAAGCACAAGAATCATTACTGGAAAATATTCCAGACCATGTGATAGTTAGCTTGGATCCTGGAATGATATATGTAAATAAAGGCCTTGCATCCCTGGAAAAAATTCTTAACAGAACCGACATCCTACTTATAAATCAAATGGAGTTGGATGTTTTATTAACAACCCTAAAAGACTTGGATACGAAGATCAGCACGATCCTAAACTATGGAATTAAGATATTAGTCATGAAACAGGGAAAAAAAGGTTGTTTAGTGACAGACGGGTCTAAAACTCACTTACTTGATGCCTATGAAGTAAATTGCCATGATACAACTGGAGCTGGGGATGCTTTCAACTCTGGATTTATTTACGGAATTCTTGAAGGAAAAAATATCAAAGAATCAGCAATGATTGGGAACTTCGTTGCATCATGTTGTGTGCAGGAATTAGGTGCTACCACTGGCCTTCCTTCCAAATCAGCAGTTGATAAGATTAGATAAAATAAAAAGATTTTGATGATTAACTGTTATTTAGTAAGATAAATATATGTAAAAGATGGTTGAGCAAATAATAATATAAACAAAAAAGCCAACAAAATAAGAAGATCTGGGCAAAAAATTAATGGTGTTAACATGGATGTGACATTCAAAAAGAAGAAAGATGTTTTTGAAGGGGAGGTTGCTCTTAAATCCAGTGACTTAGAAGAAAGTCATGAAAAATTTAGTGGGAAAATTGAAGATTGTGTTATGGATGATAAAATTATCACCATAGCACCAGAATGTGTACGTTGCAACTTATGCGTAGAAGAATGTCCTGTAGATGCCATTGAAGATTCTAAATCTACTAAACCCGCCAGAATACTGGATAATTGTGTTAAATGTGAAATATGTGCCCAAACATGCCCAGTTAACTGTATTCATGTCATTGAAAGCACCGCCCATGTGAACGATGATGAAGTGAAATATCATCTTAAAGATATCAAGGTGCCTCATCGCAAATTGCAAATGCAGGAAATCAATGTTAACCCTGAAAAATGTGTTTCATGCGCAACTTGCGTTAAATTCTGCCCTACCGGAGCAATAACTGTTCCAGAAGGAGAGATAGCCCAGATTGATAAGGAAGCTTGCATTGGATGTGGAGCTTGCGTTAATGTTTGCCCTGAAGGTTCGATTGAATTAATTAGAGAATTAGGGCCTGTGATAAAAACAAAGGAACTTTTGGTGGATCAGGACACTTGTGTACAGTGCCAAGTCTGTGAGGAAAACTGCCCAGTGGATGCCATTAAGCTGGAGGGGGATAAAGTGGTTTTAGACCAGGAAAAATGTATTTTATGCGAAGTTTGTTCTAGAAAGTGCCCGGTAGGAGCTCTAAAACTGGAGATGATGTAATTGTTAGTGAAGGAAATCATGGACAAGAATTTTATAGTTGTATCGCCTGACCAGGACTTGGCAGAAATTTCCATTCTAATGGAGGAAAAACGTAAATTCACCACACCAGTGGTTGATGGTGATAAAAAACTCGTTGGATGGATTACTTCCCTGGATTTAGCCAGAGGATTCAGAGAAGGTAAAAAAAAGGCCAAAGAGTTGATGCATGCTAAGGATGATATTGTGCATGTGCATCATAATGATCCTGCCAGATTAGCTGTGTTGGAGGCATCCCAACACCGAGTTCTCAGCATACCGGTATTGGATGATGATGAAGTAGTGGTTGGTGTGGTACGTACAACAGATATTGTTAAGACACTTTCCAGCTTGTATGAAATTAATGTTACCAAGATCTTCAAGGCCATGGAAGACGAACTTAAAGGAGTAAGTTGGGATGAACTGATGGAAGCATCAGCAATTGTAACCCAAAGACGCACTGGTAAACGAGTCACTGCCCAAGACTATGAGAAGCGAATAAAAGATGCCACATTCGGTGAAGCAATCTGGGCTACCGGAGGATTGGAAAAATTCTTCGTAGGTTTGATTGCCATTGGAGAACTGGTTATAGCTAGGAAAGTGGCCAAAGCAAGGAAATAATTCTTTCAATTTTTTTTTGTTTTTTTATGCCCTAATTTAAATTTTTTAAATCAAATTTTTCTTATTTTGTTGGAGTAACATAATATGCAAAGTGAACTGATAATAGTTCGGTACGGAGAAATTGGGATTAAAAGCCCTAAAATACGTGGTAAATTTGAGCGTAAACTAATTGATAATATAAAAACAGTTATCGATGATCAAGTGAAATTAAATCAGGGTAGAATTTTCATTTATCCCCGTAGCATGAGCAAAACACTTAAATCTCTCCAGAAAATTCTGGGCATAGTATCATTTAGTCCTGCAGTAGTGACTGGGACTGATTGTGATTTGATAAAAAAATTAATCCAATCCTACATTGGAAAACTGGTTGAAAATGGTGTTTTTTCTTCAGATGATTCATTTGCCATTAGATGTAGAAGGGTAGGTGAACATGATTTCACTAGCCAGGAAATGGCAGCATATTGTGGTTCAGTTGTGTATGGCATAACCGGGTCTAAGGTGGACCTTTCTAACCCTGATTTTGAATTATTCGTAGAAGTAAGGGGAGATGAAACCTACATATTTCACCAGATAATTCAGGGACTGGGAGGATTGCCTGTTGGAACACAAGGCAGAGTTATATCTTTGATTTCCAGTGGTATTGATTCCCCTGTAGCCACTTTCTTAATGATGAAAAGGGGTTGCAGTGTCACGCTTCTTAATTTTGACACTTATCCGTACACATCTGGATCTAATGAGAAAATCCTGAAAATATACCAAAAGCTTAAAGAATATTCAGCAGGCACCAAATTAAAACTTTATCAAATGAATTTTGGAGATTTCCTGAATAAATGTATAGATGCAGCACCAGATCGGATGACTTGTGTCCTATGTAAAAGTGGAATGTACCAAGTAGCCGAAAAGTTAGCAAAAAATGAGAAAGCCTTCGCAATTGTTGATGGCAGTAGTTTAGGGCAAGTAGCATCACAGACACTGCCCAACATTTTAGCCACACATTATTCCACTTCAATTCCCATTTTGAGCCCATTGATTGGTTTGGATAAGGTGGAAATTGAAAAAATTGCCAAAAAGATAGGAACCTATGATATTTCAATTATTCCAGAAAGTAATTGTTCTGCAGTTCCACGTTATCCTGAGACTCATGCCCAGTTATCTCTGGTGTTAGAAGCCCTGGATAATATAGGTGCTGATGAAGAATTTGATAATGTTATTTCAAGCCTTAAATTACTTAAATGAATAATTTTCATAGAGATGCAGATGAATTGAGTAAATCTGTGTATAATTCATTGCGTGTGTGTAATTATGTTAAGAGATCTTCTTATTGATAATAAACTGTTTAATGAGCTCCGGCAGAGGGCTTTGGAGTCAGAAGAAGGTGAAAATTCTCTGGAAGAAGTTGAACTTCTGGAGAAGGCTGTTTTTCAGAGGTTGAAAAAGAAAAGATCTGTGAAAAAATATAAAAAATTAGGGGTTAATAAGCAGGACCTTAAGGAAATAATAAAATTAGCAGACATTCTTGGTTTAGATGCAATAGGTGGTCCTTCAAACTATGAACTTGCCAGAGAACATCAAGAATGGTGTAACATATGTGGAAGATGCTGCAGGGAATCAGAATCCATTTTCATACATCGGGATGAGTTAAACATTCTACTGAATTTTAACCCAGACTTGGAAAAAGAGATTATTCGCAACAAACTATATCCTGAACATTATGAGCTTAAAGATATTCAGCCCTGCAAATTCATTGACCCTGAAACCAACCGGTGCAGCATATATAATTCAAGACCACAAGTGTGTCGCAGTTATCCGCTGGTGCTGGTAGAAACAAATGGTAAAGCCAAAAATATCATAAATCTTCGCCACTTATGCAATTATTCCGTTCAATTGGTACTTGAAAAATCAATAATATTGTTTGATGAAGCCATACGAAGACTAAAAGAAAATAGGTAACTCTAAAAGAAAATGTTAACTCAAAAAATTCCAAAGCTAAAACCTTAAAATGGATTATTTAAGTATAAAAAACCTATTTTTAACAATTAACTATTTATATTGATTTTTTTATTGGATTAATATCCAATTTTCTTATTTTTTTTTAAAGATCACATAATTGATTTCTCTAGCCATGAATAAAAATATGCACTCGAAAAACAAATTATTATTATAAATCAGAACTGCAATGTTTAGGAATTTTGGTGAGTAATATGACCATGACTGATGAGATGATGGATGCAATAGAAAAGGATTTAGTTTTTCTGGCAACAACCAGCAACGAAGGCATTCCGAATGTCGTGCCCATAGGTTTTGCAAGGCCTATAGACAATACCAGCATATTGATTGCTGATAATTATATGAAAAAAACCCGTGAGAACATTGAAGAAAACCCCAACGTATCCATTGTTACTAAAAATGCTCAGAAAAATCCCTACCAATTTAAAGGAACCGCAGAAATATTCGAATCTGGTAAAATCTTTGAAGAAGTAGTAGAATGGGCCCAGAATGTGATGACCAAATTGAACCCCAAAGCAGCAATTGTAGTTAAGGTAACTGATGTATATTCAGTCAAACCAGGCCCTGACGCAGGCGAAAAAGTTGATTAATCTGATTAATTCCTTTTAATCATGTTTAATGATAAAAAAAACAGATAAACAAATGGGAAATTACAAAAATTTAAAAATATGAAAAATAAAACATTTCTGTTATTTGAATATAACAGAACGAGTAGTGAAGATTTAAAAAGCCATTAATGTAAAATGAATGGGAATTGGAAATAAATGATTTATGTAAATAAAATTAGAATTATACCAATTAGTAAATAAGAAAACGTTAAGCTCAAATATTGTTATATCATAATAAATCGTAAGGTTCTTTTTTGCCGAGATGACCGAGCGGCTAGGTGCGTGGCTGCAGACCATGATACTCGGGTTCAAATCCCGATCTCGGCTTTTATCTAACAAAAAAGTAGTTTTAGATATTAATACTACAATTACTTATGGTAAAAGATGAATACAATCTCTAATTAAATTGTAACGAATGGTTTAAATTAGTATTCGTGATCTAATGATAAAAATTTATAACACACTCACCCGTAGCAAAGAAAATTTCAAACCATTAAATGGAAATAGGATTAAACTTTTTGTCTGCGGACCAACAGTGTACGATTATTCACATATTGGACATGCCCGGACATATATCTCCTTTGATGTTATAGCACGTTACCTTAAATATCGTGGTTTTAGTGTTTTTTACTTGCAAAATATCACCGATATAGATGATAAAATAATTAATCGAGCAATTTCCACAGGTAAAGACCCCCTGGATCTTGCCAGAGAATTTGAAGCAGAATATCTTAAGGATATGGAGAGCTTGGGAGTGGAAAATGTCAATTTATATGCTAGGGCAACCGAACACATTGAAGAAATCAAAGCCCAAATTGAAACTTTATTAGAGGCTGGATTCGCCTATGAAACTGATAACGGAGTTTACTTTGACATTTCAAAATATCCTGATTTTGGGAAGTTATCCAACCGTAAAATCGAAGATTTAAATGTGCACAGAATAAGCCCGGACTCTAACAAGAGAAATCCAGAAGATTTTGCTCTGTGGAAAAAAAAGGATAAAGAACTTGTTTGGAATTCCCCATGGGGTGCTGGACGTCCAGGATGGCATATTGAAGATACTGCAATCACTGAAGAGTATTTCGGACCACAATACGACATACACGGAGGTGGTTTGGATTTGATTTTCCCCCATCACGAAGCAGAAATAGCACAGATGGAATCAGCATCAGGAAAAAAACCAATGGTACGCTACTGGATGCACACCGGTTTTTTGAATGTGAAGGGTGAGAAAATGTCAAAATCCCTAGGAAACTTCATCACCATCAAGGAACTCATTAAAAAATATCCTCCTGAAGTTTTCCGGTTCTTTGTATTATCTACGCATTACCGCAGCCCTATTGACTTCAGCCACGAAATTCTGGAACAATCCCAAAATAGTTTGAAAAGAATATATAAATTCTATGAAACCATTGATAAACTCCTTAATACAGAAAAACCCAATTTAAGGGAATTTTCGCCAGATGAATCATCACCCCATAGTTATGTCCATGAAACTGGAGAAAATCAAGAACAATTCAACAGATTAATAGAAGAAACTAGAGTAAAGTTCCTGGAAGCTATGGATAATGATTTCAACACTCCTTTGGCACTTTCACTGCTTTTTGATTTTATAAGAGTTATCAATCGAAATATGCAGCAGGGAACAATTTCTCAGAAAACTCTTCAGGAAATTCAGATTTTATTTAATGATTTTTCCAATATTTTAGGATTTAATTTCACTTCAACATCTAAAAACACGAATCTGACAGAAGAACTGGTAGATCTCATTGTTGATATCCGAAATAAATTAAGAAAAAAGAAAGACTGGGAGCTTTCTGATGAAATAAGGAGTCAGTTGAATGATTTGGACATAATATTAGAAGACAAGTAATAAAAGAAGTGCTTTATTTATAATGGTTTTTTAATATTAAAAAGGTAGAACAATAGTTAAAAGAATTTGGACTAATAATGTTTCATTCTAATTTATTTAAATACTATATTTAGATTAATTTTTCAATTATTACGTCAAATTATTTAAAGAAAAAGGATTTTTTTAAAATGTGCGCCATTACTGGTATTTTTGGGGAAAAGATTAGTGCAAAATTACATGAAATGTTACTAAGCCTAAAACATAGGGGTCCGGATATGTCTGGGGTTTATGTTGATGGCATCATGTCTTATGGAAAAATAGATGATCTGGAAATCCCTGAAGGAAAAGTGGGTTTAGGGCACAACTTCTTATCTATTCCTGGTTCTGATACCGTCCAACTGTTAAATGAAGGAAATATTTTCTTGGCATGTGACTGCGAAATATATAACTATAAAAAATTACGTGATGAACTTGTACAAACATTTGATTACGATTTTAAAACAGATAGTAATTCAGAGATTGTATTGGCATTGATCATGTACTACTATGATGGTCACTTGCTAAATTGCATACCCCCTATCATAAAACGTCTCGATGGTGATTATGCCTTTGCAGTGTATGATGAAAAAAATTTAGTAGTTGTCCGTGACCCCTTAGGTGTTAAACCTATTTATTATGGTTCAAACAATGATTATTTTGGATTTGCATCTGAAAGAAAGGCTTTATGGAAAGTGGGAATTGATGAAACTCATAGCCTACCACCAAACCACATGCTTCATAACCAAGAATTAGTGCCTCTGAAAAATCAGTTATTTATGGATAAAAGCTTCTCTAAAGGGAGATTTTCTGAAAATAAAGCTGATTTAAAAAACCTTATAAAAGAAAGCCTTATAAAATCTGTTGAAAAGAGAGTTAATTCTCTTAGAAGGGTTGGAATTCCTTTCTCAGGCGGGGTGGACAGTACTCTACTTGTAGTGTTATGCAATGATCTGGGGGTTGAAACTGAACTGTACACTGTGGGTAGTGAAGGTTCACCTGATCTTAACTTTGCAATGAAAGTAGCTGAACATATGGGCCATAGCATCCACACCAGAATAGTTGATGAAGAACTTGTCAGAAATTACACACCCCTTGTATTAAATGCTATAGAAGAGTGGAACTTGATGAAATTGGGGGTGGGTATGACTGCATATCTGGCAGCGGAGATGGCCCGTGAAAATGGCATTCAAGTGCTGTTATCTGGCCAGGGTGCTGATGAACTTTTGGCAGGTTATCATAGATACCTAAATTTTAACACACAAAACAAGATAGATGCTCAAAAAAACCTAGAAAATGATGTAAAAAATCTTTACCATGTGAATCTAGAAAGGGATGAAAAAGTATCCATGGCCCACAGTGTGGAATTAAGAGTCCCTTACCTAGATCTTAATTTTGTGAATATAACCCTTAATACGCCTCTAAAATACAAGATTCATGGATCAAACGACCGTCTGCGTAAATGTATTTTGAGAGAAGTGGCTAAAGACTTAGGAGTTCCTCAGGAAATTGTAAAAAGGCCTAAAAAGGCTGCGCAGTATGGATCAGGGATTCATAAAATATTAACAAAGAAGATTCTAAAAGATGAAATTTACATGCAGGGATTGAAAAATTCCTTTAACTTTATAGACATTTAAATTCATAAAAAGCTAAGTATAAACAATTGATATATAAACTGCATTTAAATTATGATAAAAAGAATAAAAAATCCCAAAAAAGATTAAAAAATTATTTGATAATACTTGTGCAGGAGTGAAATAAGTTGAAAATTGAAAAAGAGGCGGAGGAAATACTTCAAAAATTTTCCAAAGTCCTGGAAAACATACCTGACTTGGAAGAAACCCATTACATGGTTGACAACGTTAATTTAACACGAGAAGATCGTGCTGAGGACAAAAACCCAGAAAAGATCATGGAAAACACCAATGTTGATGAGGATGGTAATCTCATAGTTGAGAAAGGAAAGTGGGTTAAATGAGATTCAATTTAGTGCTGGATGTGCCAGACGTTCCAGGACAACTTTTGGAAGTTTTTGAACCAATGGGCAGATTAGGAGCTAATATTGTTGCAGTAATACACCAGAGAGATGTTAAAACCGAAAGAGGTACTGTCCCAGTCCATATAACTATTGAAGGGGATAAAGAAATTTTAGATAAAGTTATGGATGCTCTTTTATCTAAAGACATTAACATATTACAAGTTGATGGTGTGCTTCGCAAAGAACAAATCACCACAATTCTGGTGGGTGACATAGTAGAAAAAGATCTCCAAGACACAGTATCAAAATTAAACAAATTGAATAGTGTTAAAGTTGCTGATCTTGATCTTAAAATGTCTGATGATCCTAAAAACTCGGCTACCATGATGGTCATCGAAGCAGATTTTGGCCAGAAGAAGGAAGTTCTGGAAAATATCAAAAAACTCGGTGCAGAAAAAGGTTTTCTGGTAATAAATGAAGTCTGAAAAGATTAACTAATATGAACAGGTGAATTTAATGAAAATTGTTATTTTAGGCTTCGGAGCAGTGGGGCAAGGCATAGCTCGCGTTATATCCATGAAAAAAGATCATTTAAAAAATAAATATGAACTCAAACCCCAGATTGTGGCAGTCTGTGATCGTTCAGGAGCCGCTATTTGTGAATCTGGCCTGGATGAAGAATTACTTCTCCAGACAAAAAATGACACTGGTAAAATCGCACTATACCCTGATTATGGTTATCCTAATATGGATAGTCTTCAAGTCTTAGATGAGATAGAATATGACTGCTTAGTAGAAGTCACCCCCACCGATATCAATGATGGCCAACCAGCACATAAACATATATTAAAAGCCATGGAAGATGGTAAAGATGTAGTAACCTCCAATAAAGGCCCTCTCGCATTATCATTCCAAGATCTGGCAGATTGTGCCAGAAAAAACAATGTAGAATTCAAATTTGAAGCATCTGTTGGTGGAGCCATGCCTATTCTAAATTTAGCCCATGAAACCCTAGCAGGGTGCAGCATAGAATCCGTATATGGCATACTTAACGGAACAACAAATTATATTTTATCCAGAATGGCTAATGAAGGCTCATCATATGAACAAACCCTGAAAGAAGCTCAAGAGATGGGAATTGCAGAAACAGACCCTTACCAAGATGTGGAGGGTATTGATGCTGCTTGTAAAATTGTGATACTGGCAAATTCAGTGCTTAACATGCCAGTAACACTTAAAGATGTTAAAGTAGAAGGAATCTCAAAAATAACCTCTGAATCAATATCTCTAGCCAAAAAAGAAGGGTTACTTATAAAGCTAATCGGAGAAGCTTCTTCTGATAATCTGGAAGTATCACCACGTTTGGTTCGTCAAGGTTCTCCCTTTGCAGTAGAAGGCACACTTAATGTGGCCACATTTAAAACTGACTTAGCAGATGATATAACTGTAGTTGGGAAAGGTGCAGGCTCTGTGGAAACTGCTTCAGCAATTTTAAGCGATATCGTAAGCATCTGGAAAATGCGAAACAAGAAAAATAATTAACTTAAACATTTTCCATTATATACTAATTTTAAAAATTCGGTAGTACTAGGAGATAATGAATGAAATACGTAGTGGTTATTGGAGATGGAATGACTGACCTTCCCCTCAAAGAACTGGATGGTAAAACACCCCTTCAGAGTGCGCAAACACCTAACATGGATTTTATAGCTAAAAATGGTTCATCAGGATTATTGAAAACTGTTCCCGAGGGAATGGAACCTGGTTCAGATGTGGCAAATCTTTCTATAATGGGTTACAACCCGAAGAAGTATTACACTGGTCGCGGACCATTGGAAGCTGCCAGTATTGGGGCTGAATTATCAGACAATGATGTGGGATTTCGTTGCAACTTCATAACTGTAGATGAAGGCATGCTTGCTGACTTTAATGCTGGACATATTAGCACTGCCGAAGCATCACAACTCATAGAAGCTTTAAATAAATCTTTTTATCGTTTCGGTAAATTTTATTTGGGAACTAGTTATCGGCATTTATTTGTATTAAACAATAAAGATGCAGCTAGCCTTAATTCAACACCTCCCCATGATGTAGTTGGAGAACCCATTTTTGAACATCTCTTAAAACCAGAAGATCATCCTTTCTCAATTAAACTCAATGAGTTAATGCAAAAATCATCTGATATCCTAACCAAACATCCTGTAAATAAAAAAAGGATAGATGAAGGTAAAAAACCAGCTAATATGATTTGGTTATGGGGGCAGGGCACCAAACCCCAGATGCCTGTATTTAAAGATAATTACGGCCTTCGCGGTGCAACCATTACTGGTGTGGATCTTATTAAAGGAATTGGAACATATTTAGGGCTGACCAATGTCCATGTTCCTGGTGCAACAGGATATTATGATACTGATTACTGTGGCAAGGTAACTTT is a window encoding:
- a CDS encoding cofactor-independent phosphoglycerate mutase, which encodes MKYVVVIGDGMTDLPLKELDGKTPLQSAQTPNMDFIAKNGSSGLLKTVPEGMEPGSDVANLSIMGYNPKKYYTGRGPLEAASIGAELSDNDVGFRCNFITVDEGMLADFNAGHISTAEASQLIEALNKSFYRFGKFYLGTSYRHLFVLNNKDAASLNSTPPHDVVGEPIFEHLLKPEDHPFSIKLNELMQKSSDILTKHPVNKKRIDEGKKPANMIWLWGQGTKPQMPVFKDNYGLRGATITGVDLIKGIGTYLGLTNVHVPGATGYYDTDYCGKVTFALEALENHDLVFIHVEAPDEAGHAGDIQEKIMAIERIDLRILGKLLEELPSLGDFAIAILPDHPTPIDIRTHTSDPVPYAVYSPGCESDDTESYDEVAVEKSFKNSSKELMDGYQFLKFFIKYSSKKIQ